The window GCTGGCGTTGTTGCGGGTGAGATTGCTGATCCACGTCCAACATGCGAATTGATTCGTCAATGGAGTACATTCCATCCAGAATTTGCATTCTTACCACGTAAATTCAAAATTGCAGTTTCTGCACTCGCTGAAACAGACCGTGCTGCTACAGCATTCCATGATATTGGCGTGTATATCGTGCGTAACGAGGCGGGTGAAATAGGCTATAAAATCATGGCTGGTGGGGGCTTGGGCCGTACCCCAATCATTGGTAGTGTCATTCGTGAGTTTTTACCGCGTGAAGATTTAATCGCTTATCTTGAAGCGACATTGCGTGTTTATAATTTGCATGGTCGTCGTGATAACAAATATAAAGCACGTATTAAAATTCTCGTAAAAGCATTAACACCTGAAGTATTCGCACAGAAGGTTGAAGCTGAATTTGAACACACACGTGAGGCTTTGAAGATTCAGCCTGAAATCTTGAAAAAGTTAGATGAAGAATTTACCCCATTTGATTATCAAGATTTAGAAGATCAAGATTTTACGGCATTATTTGCTGAATATCCTAAATTTAAGCAATGGTTCAATGTCAATACCAATGCGCATAAAGTCAAAGGTTATCGTATCGTGACGATTTCCTTGAAGCGTGCGGGTATTGCACCGGGCGATATGACGTCAGAGGAAATGAACTTAATTGCAGACTTAGCTGATAAATATACTTTTGGCGAATTCCGCACCACACACGAACAGAATATTTCGTTAGTGGATGTGCCTCAAAAAGATTTATTTGAGTTGTGGCAAACACTTGAGCAAAACGATATGGCTCGCGCACATATTGGTTTTATCACGGATATTATTTGCTGTCCTGGCGGAGATTTCTGCTCATTGGCAAATGCCAAATCTATTCCAATTTCAGAAGCGATCACACGTCGTTTTGAGGACTTGGATACCATCTATAACTTAGGTGAGCTAGATTTAAATATCTCGGGTTGCATGAATGCATGTGGTCATCACCATGTAGGAAATATTGGTATTCTCGGTGTAGATAAAAAAGGTGCTGAGTTCTATCAAATCACATTGGGCGGTAATGCAGATCATGACGCCTCAATCGGTGACATCTTAGGACCATCTTTTGCGGCGGATGTGGTACCTGATGTTATTGAAGAAATTTTGAATACTTACCTAGATTTACGTACAGAAGGTGAGCGTTTCATTGACACATATCGCCGTGTTGGTATTCAACCATTTAAGGAGCGTGCTTATGCTTAATACTTCGCTACAAGTGCTTTTTAAAGACGGTACAATTGCTGATAATACCTATCAAGTCATTGCTGAAGATGGCGTGATTCCACAAGGCGATGTCGTTGTTACTACAGCACAATTAGACCAATTAGCAAATATACAAGGTAAAAAAGCGCTGTATATCACTGTGAATGATTCGCCTGAAGCACATCAATTTCCATTAAATGAACTTGATGCGATCTTTATTGAGTTTGCCGGTTTCAATGATGGCCGTGGTTATTCATTTGCGGCTTTATTGCGCCGTCAGGGTTACCAAGGTGAGTTGCGTGCGGTCGGTGATATCTTCAAAGACGTTTTAAATTATTTAAAACGTTCTGGCTTTGATACTTTTGTGGTTAAAGAAGGTAAAGATATCCATGAAGCTGCGGCTGGGCTTCAAGATTTTACCAATCCTTATCAGGCTTCTACAGCTGTACCACAAGCAAGTTATCAGACAGGGGCCTAAGTCCTGTCTGAAAAAAAGCTGAACATTTCAATGTTCAGCTTTTTTATGCTTCAGTGGTAAGTTGACAGTTGATCATCCATTTAATACCAAACTGATCAGTAAATGCTCCGTATAGAGCACCCCAAAATGTTTGTTCTAATGGCATCTCTATTTGCCCATTTTGTGAAAGTGCGGCAAATAAACGTTTGGCTTCATCTATTTCATCTGCATCTAAATTAATTGAAATATAATGGTTGTTGCCTTGGATAAACACACTATTTGGAGTGCAAAATTGATCATTCACATCCGATG is drawn from Acinetobacter suaedae and contains these coding sequences:
- a CDS encoding VOC family protein, whose translation is MQLNHYLNFQGQAEQAFNFYKSVFGGEFSMLSRYGDLPPEEGVTLTEAEKNYVLHVSLPINEFTVLMASDVNDQFCTPNSVFIQGNNHYISINLDADEIDEAKRLFAALSQNGQIEMPLEQTFWGALYGAFTDQFGIKWMINCQLTTEA
- a CDS encoding nitrite/sulfite reductase, with amino-acid sequence MYLYTDFDQQLINQRVAQFRDQTERYLAGKLTEDEYRPLRLQNGLYVQRYAPMLRIAVPYGLMNTKQLRKIAEIATEYDRGYAHVSTRQNIQLNWPALEDVPDILEELATVQMHAVQTSGNCIRNTTTDQFAGVVAGEIADPRPTCELIRQWSTFHPEFAFLPRKFKIAVSALAETDRAATAFHDIGVYIVRNEAGEIGYKIMAGGGLGRTPIIGSVIREFLPREDLIAYLEATLRVYNLHGRRDNKYKARIKILVKALTPEVFAQKVEAEFEHTREALKIQPEILKKLDEEFTPFDYQDLEDQDFTALFAEYPKFKQWFNVNTNAHKVKGYRIVTISLKRAGIAPGDMTSEEMNLIADLADKYTFGEFRTTHEQNISLVDVPQKDLFELWQTLEQNDMARAHIGFITDIICCPGGDFCSLANAKSIPISEAITRRFEDLDTIYNLGELDLNISGCMNACGHHHVGNIGILGVDKKGAEFYQITLGGNADHDASIGDILGPSFAADVVPDVIEEILNTYLDLRTEGERFIDTYRRVGIQPFKERAYA
- a CDS encoding DUF934 domain-containing protein; the protein is MLNTSLQVLFKDGTIADNTYQVIAEDGVIPQGDVVVTTAQLDQLANIQGKKALYITVNDSPEAHQFPLNELDAIFIEFAGFNDGRGYSFAALLRRQGYQGELRAVGDIFKDVLNYLKRSGFDTFVVKEGKDIHEAAAGLQDFTNPYQASTAVPQASYQTGA